From one Lycium ferocissimum isolate CSIRO_LF1 chromosome 7, AGI_CSIRO_Lferr_CH_V1, whole genome shotgun sequence genomic stretch:
- the LOC132063954 gene encoding early nodulin-like protein 18, with the protein MTMNSMVFLVVVALFSNGATSQSTGYTNHTVGGPAGWFYNIATKKASSDYSAWAAKQTFNLGDCLIFSTNTNQTVIQTYNQTTYKNCTMDEASDDDTFQYQGGSNEFGKPMTIAVPLTIKGQQYYFSDADDGDQCLNGMAFEIKVGHGKGLPPSLNQPPPPPYVEPPSAVEDAESPPITVVTSRPNSGVRSSAGLFLAVSVLVMLVLHLV; encoded by the exons ATGACCATGAATTCCATGGTCTTCCTGGTAGTGGTTGCACTGTTCTCCAATGGGGCAACTTCACAGTCAACTGGATATACTAACCACACAGTTGGTGGTCCAGCTGGTTGGTTCTACAACATTGCCACTAAAAAAGCTTCATCTGATTACTCTGCTTGGGCTGCTAAACAGACTTTCAATCTTGGTGACTGTTTGA TATTTAGTACAAACACCAACCAGACAGTTATTCAAACATACAATCAGACCACATATAAGAACTGCACCATGGATGAGGCTTCAGATGATGACACATTTCAGTATCAAGGAGGCAGCAATGAATTTGGGAAACCGATGACAATCGCTGTTCCATTGACCATCAAGGGCCAACAATACTATTTCTCCGATGCTGATGATGGTGACCAGTGCCTGAATGGCATGGCATTTGAGATCAAAGTGGGACATGGTAAGGGACTCCCCCCGAGCCTCAACCAACCACCTCCTCCACCTTATGTGGAACCACCATCCGCTGTCGAAGATGCCGAGTCACCACCTATCACCGTGGTAACCAGCCGCCCTAACAGTGGTGTGAGGAGCAGTGCTGGACTCTTCTTGGCGGTTTCTGTACTTGTAATGTTGGTGTTGCATTTGGTCTGA